In Bradyrhizobium paxllaeri, the genomic stretch CATCGCCGCTGACGCCGGCGGTGTAGCGCAACGCCTCACCGATCGACGCCGCGCCCTGATTTCTGACCTGATCGGTGGTGACGACGGAAATCGACTGCGGCGTCTCGATGATCGGCGTGTCGGTCTTGGTCGCGGTGCCGCTGCGGGTCGCGACGAAGCCCCGCACCGGACCATTGGCGCGTTCGCCGGCACCAGGGCCTGATGCGGCCGCAGCGGGCGCCGCTTGCGGCGCGCGGGCTGCGCGAGCGGTACGCGCGCCGCGCGTGGTCGAAGCGCGGCGGGATGGCTGGGTCGCGGCCTGACGAGCGCGCTGCTGCGGCGCGTCCACGGTGACCGGTGGCAGTGAAGACTGCGCCAGTGCGGTTCCAGTCGGTAAGTAAAGAGCGAGACCGCTGACTGCCCCGAGGCAGATCGTTCGCAAGAGTTGAAGTCGAGTGGTGGAAAGCGAATCGAATCCTGTTGGTGTCACCCTGTAATTACCCCGAAGTCTGCCGGCTTGGCCGGTACGATTTTTTGGTGCCTCGCTCTAACGCAGGCATCTTCGGAGTTCGATGGGTGGCTGCTAGAATTGCTCCAGATTGCGCAGCCGTCAGAAATATTTGGAAACAATTCCATCGCAGCGGATGGTGTTGCGGACAGCAACGCGCGTGCGGCGATCAAGTGATGGCATCTTCATGCCAGGCACGGCGCAAGGCCGGACATTTCATCGCAGGATCAGCTTGCAAGCGCGACAAGGCCCGTACAAACCACAATCAAGCTCACGATGATAACGGCAAGAAAACTGGACGAAGCAAAATCTTCGCGCATGACGGCACCTATGACTCAATCAAAAAATCTCCGGTGGGCCAGAACTTCGACGCCCAAAGTTTCGAACACACGGCGTTGCCTCAAATAGCCACCCATGGTTTTGGGCTTAAGGCCATTAAACCATCGGTTCGTTTCAGCATGTCTTCGTCGACCTCCGAAAACGACTTCATCGGCGCGGTTCCATCGTTGCGCGCCACGTTGCGCATGAAGCATCCTCACGAAACCGAGAGGCCAGCGCGCAAGGACCCGCCTCGACCATCCTCGCTGAAATGAGACAAAAGCTTCCGTGATGTGGCGCACTTCACACGCAGCGACCACGGCTCGGATTACAAATTTGCGATCGGAAGGCGGAGAAGACGCCATACGGCTCCACCGGATGGCGCCCGGCAATCGTGCGCTATCCGAGGGCACCGTCTTCCGCGCGCATGAGCCACAGGCATGAGCCAACGGGTCGCGCGAATGCGCGCCCCTCTCGACATGGTCCCCCACGTTTGCTGCGTCGTGTCACATTTGCGCGAAAGCTGTCGTTTCCGAATTCTTGGAGTAAGGTCCGCTTCTTCAGCCCTCAGACGAGCGGAATGTCTGTTCGAAGGATTGAGCTCATGCGCAAAACACCTGGATCGTTACTCCTGGCTATCGCTGCTGTCCTTTTCAGCCCGCAGGTGCGGGCGCAGCAGGCTGCGGCCGAAACGCCGCAGTCAATGCTGTCGGCCCAGATTCGTACGCAGGGGTTCACCTGCGACAAAGCGCTCGGCGCCACGAGGGACAGAAAGCGCTCACAGCCGGACCGTGCCGTCTGGGTCCTCAAATGCAGCAACGCGACATACCGCGTCACACGCGCCCCCGACATGGCGGCGAAGGTCGAACCGCTCCCATGAGCGAATGACCTTCGCTTAAAGCCGTAGGGTGGGCAGAGCGAAGCGTGCCCACCACCACGATCCCGGGCGTAAATGGTGGGCACGCTTCCGCTTTGCCCACCCTACGAGTCCTTGATGCTGTCGATCAGCTCGTCGGCATGACGTAGGCGTAGATCCGGCCGCGCGAGACCGGGGCTTCGCGGACGCGGTTGCCGTTGTTGCCGGAGATCATGATCGGATTGCCCTTGGCGTCGACGCCGGTGATGATGCCGACATGACCGCCGCGGCGGCCGCGCGTCATCACGGCAATGGCGCCGACCTGCGGGCCGGAAACGCGCTGGCCGTATTTCGCGAACGAGCTCGCCATGTCGGAGCCGGTGCCGCGATAGCCGGAGTGCTGCAGCACCATGTTCATGAAGCGCGCGCACCACAGGCTGCCGCGCCCGGTCGGGTTGCCGCCGAGATATTTTCGCGCCTCAGTGACGACGTTCGACGAGGTGTAGCCCGAGGCCATCGCGCCGCCGGTCGGCGTCACCGTTGCATTCGAGGCAACGCCTGCATCGGCTGCGACGTTTGCGTTCGCGGCGACGCTCGCGTTGGCATCGGCAAGACCGCGCGCATTCATGTGCGCGACGGCGCGATCCCAGCGCGAGGTGCGCTCGACATGCCGCAGCCGGGCGCCACGGCGGCCGGTGCGGAGGTTGCGCGCTTCCGCGTCAGCGTTGGCGTAGCCGAAGCCGCCGGGCGCGACCATCTGCGGGGTGCTTGCCGTGTAGCTCGGGTTGAAATCCGAAAAGCCGCCGGCCTGCGTCTGCGCGACTTCGCGCTCAAAGCGCGACATCCTGAGAGCATGGCGATGGTGGCGATAGGCGTGATGATGCTTGGCGTGGTGGCCGGCGTGATAGGCCCGGGCGTGCCGCCCTGCGCCAGGTTTTGCCGAAGCCGGAGTGACAAATACGACGATAGAAGCCGAACACAATGCCAGCGCGATGAAACGAAGCGACCGGCGAAACGCAAACAACTGACGCATACTTAGTCCTCTGTACCAACCCCCACTTCCCCTTTGCGTTCGTCTACGAACGAACGCGGGCGGCGTTTTGCGTTGCGGGATGTGGCGAGAGGAAGACTTCATGTGACCGTGGGATAACGATTCCGGGGTAATTCCGCGCCGATTCGATGGCGAAAATGGAACGACTCCGCCGCATTGCAGCCCCGAAAATTAATTGCAATTTTGTGCGCACATCGCGCAAGGAAGTGTCGCAAAATCAAGAAAATCGAGAGGAATCCGAAATGCCCTATGCCGTCACCAAGGATAGCGTTCGTCTGCACTATGAAGAGGCGGGAAGCGGGACGCCGATCATCTTCCTGCACGAGTTCGCGGCCGACCACACCAACTGGGAGCCGCAGATGCGCTACTTCTCGCGCGGCCACCGCTGCATCGCCTATTCGGCGCGCGGCTATACGCCCTCCGACGTGCCGCCATCGGCCGATGTCTACACCTACGAGCATTTCTACACCGATGCGCTGGCCGTGCTCGACCATCTCGACATCGCAAGAGCGCATTTCGTCGGCCTGTCCATGGGCTCCTATTCCTCGCTGCAGGTCGGCCTTCATGCGCCCGAGCGGGCGCTATCAATGACGCTAGCCGCCGTGGGCGCCGGCTCGGGTTTGGAAAACCTCGACGCCTTCCGCGCACAATGCATCGCCAATGCCGAGCAGTATGAGATGATCGGTTCGGCTGAAGTCGCCAAGGAGACGCGGGAGGCGCCGAGCCGGATTCCGTTCTTGCTGAAGGATCCGCGCGGCCACGCCGATCTCTACGCTGCGCTGGCGCGGCACGACGCCAGGGGCTCGGCCAACACCATGCGCAGCTTTCAAGGCAAGCGGCCGTCGATCTACACCATGACGGATGCGATCCGGCGCGTGCCGACGCCGGCGCTCATTCTCTGCGGCGACGAGGACGACAATTGCATCGGGCCGAGCCTGTTTTTGAAACAGCATCTGCCGGCGGCGGGGCTTTCGTTCTTCCCGAAGTCAGGCCACGTGCTCAATCTCGAGGAGCCGGCGCTGTTCAACGAGATGGTGGAGCGGTTCATCGCGCTGGTGGAGGGCGGCCGATGGCCGGTGCGGGATGCGAGGTCACTGGTAGCGGTTCACGTTTGACGGCGTCATTCCGGGATGGTCCGAAGGACCAGACCCGGAATCTCGAGATTCCGGGCTCGCGTCTTCGACGCGCCCCGGAATGACGCTGAAAGCGTCACTTCCCCGTCCCCCTGCTCAGCAGAAACACACCCTGCTCGCCGAACATGTTCCAGACCCACCAAGGCAGGTTCAGCGGCACCGGGCGGCCGTAGAGATCGAGGGCGACGGCGCGCTCCATCTTGACGTTGATCTCGTCGCAGAGCTGGACGAAATCCTTGATGGTGCAGAAATGGATGTTCGGCGTGTCGTACCAGGTGGCGGGCAGATGTTCGGTGCGCGGCATGTGGCCGCCGACGAGCAGTTGCAGCCGCATCTTCCAGAAGCCGAAATTCGGGAACGACACGATCGCTCGCCGGCCGATTCGCAGCAGATTCTCCAGCACGACCTTCGGCTGCCGCGTCGCCTGCAGTGTCTGCGACAGGATCACGTAGTCGAAAGCATCATCGGGATAGTTGACGAGATCGGTATCGGCGTCGCCCTGCACCACGGCCAGCCCCCTGGCGACGCAGCGGTTGACGCCCTCGCGCGACAGCTCGATGCCGCGGCCGTCGATGCCGCGGCTCTCCAGCAGTTGCAAGAGTTCGCCGTCGCCGCAGCCGACGTCGAGCACTTTTGAGCCGGCCGCAATCATTTCGGCAACGAGCAGATGATCGGTGCGATATTTTCCGGTGCGATCGGGCGCGACGCCGCCGAGCGGCAGGCTCTGTTCCTGAAGGGCCATATCAGCCACCTGTACCATCGAGGCCGCGCGCCTTGCCTGCGGATTCCAGGAAGGCACGGGAAATATCGAAGAACTCGGGCACGTCGAGCAGGAAAGCGTCGTGGCCGCGGTCGGTCTCGATCTCGGCAAACGACACCCGCGCGCTCGATGCATTCAGCGCATGCACCAGCGCCCGCGATTCCGAGGTCGGAAACAGCCAGTCCGACGTGAACGACACCACGCAGAAGCGCGTCTTGATGCCGCGAAACGCCTGCGCCAGCACGCCGTTGTGGTCGGCGGCGATATCGAAATAGTCCATCGCGCGCGTCAGATAGAGGTAGCTGTTGGCATCGAAGCGCTCGACAAAGGACGAGCCCTGATAGCGCAGATAGCTCTCGACCTGGAAATCCGCGTCGAACGAAAACGTCGGCAGCTCGCGATCCTGCATCCGCCGTCCGAACTTGCGATGCAGCGCGGCGTCGGAGAGATAGGTGATGTGGCCCGCCATCCGCGCCACCGCCAGCCCGCGATGCGGATGGGTGTTGCGTTCGAAATAGCGCCCATGGTGCCAATCCGGATCGGCCATCACGGCCTGCCGGCCGAGTTCGTGAAACGCGATGTTCTGCGCCGAATGGCGCGTCGAGCACGCCACCGGCAGTGCCGAAAACACCCGCTCCGGATAGGCGGCGGTCCATTGCAGCACCTGCATGCCGCCCATGGAGCCGCCGATCACGCAGAGCAGTGTCTCGATGCCCAGCCGATCCAGCAGCATGGCCTGCGCGCGGACCATGTCGGGGATGGTGATGATCGGGAAATCCAGCCCCCAGGCCTTGCCGGTCGCCGGATTGGTCGAGGCCGGACCGGTCGATCCCATGCAGCCGCCGATCACGTTCGAACAGATGATGAAGTATTTGTCGGTATCGAGCGGTCGGCCGGGGCCGACCATGATTTCCCACCAGCCGGCCTTGCCGGTCAGGGGATGCACGTTGGCGACATGCTGATCCAGCGTCAGCGCGTGGCAGATCAGGATGGCGTTGGAGCGGTCGGCGTTCAGTTCGCCATAGGTCTGATACGCGATCTGGAACGGCGCGAGATCAATGCCGCAATCGAGCTTCAACGGCTGCTCGACGTCGAACTTCGCCACCGTCGAGGTCGGATGATCGGCCTCGTGGGCGCGGTCCTCGCTGTGAATCGACGGACTGGATACCGACTGCAAATTTGTCATCGACGACCAACCTCCTTGTGGAGGCTCCAGACAGAAGTCAGGCCATAAAAAACCCGGCCTGAACGAAAGGTTCGGCCGGGATCACTTCTGTCCCCGGCCTGTTTAGCGAGTTGTTTAACGTGGCTGCAAGCCGGCCGGCTCAAATGACCACGGAATGGAACAAAGCTAGTCCGAAGCAGGTCCCCCGTCAAGGCAGGCCCCATGGCTAACCGGGTAGCTGCCATGCCAGCGCCGCCGTTTCTCTTTGCTTTCAGCGGCCGTCTTTTCTAATCAATAGCCATGATTGCCGGTGATTTCGGATCGATCCGGCGCTGAAGGTTCTCAAGATGTCCAAAGCCCCCCCGGCCCCGCCCTCGCTGCAGGAATTGCGCAAGGAGATCGACGCGATCGACGAGCAGGTCCATCGCCTCCTGATGGCGCGCGGCGACATCATCGACCGGCTGATCCAGGTGAAACAGACCCAGGAAGTCGGCTCGGCGTTCCGCCCGGCGCGCGAGGCCAGCATGATGCGCGAGCTCGTCCGGCGCCATCGCGGCATCCTGCCGCTCGACACCATCGAGAGCATCTGGCGCGTCATCATCTCGACCTTCACCTACGTCCAGGCGCCGTTTTCGGTGCATGCGGACGTCTCGGTCGGCGAACCCGCGATGCGGGATTCGGCGCGGTTTCATTTCGGCTTTGTCGTGCCCTATGTCGGCCATTTCAGCGCGCAGGCGGCGGTCGAAGCGGTGGCGAAATCGAAGGGCGATCTGGCGCTGGTCTCGGCGGTGTCGAGCCGTACACCGTGGTGGAATGCGCTGGAAGCCGACGGCGCACCGAAGATCATCGCCCGGCTGCCATTCCTTGAGCGCGCCGATCATCCGGCGGCGCTGCCGGTATTCGTGATCTCGCGCGTCGCCGACGATGCGATGGTGACGGAGGTGCAGATGTGGAGCGTCCGCGTCTCGGGGTGGAACGCCGATATCGCCCGCGCGCTGGCGCCGCTCGCCGAAATCGTCGCCGTGCCCGACACCGCCTTCGACGGCGCGGCGCTCTTGGTGTCAGATGCCGGCACCGGCTTCGAGAAGATCAAGGCTGCCCTGATCCAGGCCGGCGCCTCGGTGCGCTCTTCGGCCCTCGTCGGCAGCCACGCAACGCGCTATACGGTGCCCCCGAACGGATCGGCGAAGCCTTGACCGCCGCCTGAAATTCCGGAGTTGAAGATGAACCGCCCCGTGCCGAATCCCGGCATTCTCGATATTGCGCCCTACACGCCCGGCAAGACGCCGGTGCCGGAGCCGGGCCGCAAGGTGTTCAAGCTGTCGGCCAACGAGACCCCGTTCGGGCCATCGCCGAAGGCCATGGCCGTCTACAAGGATGCCGCCGGACATCTGGAAGACTATCCGGAAGGAACCTCAAGGGTGTTGCGGGAAGCGATCGGCCGCGCCTACGGCCTCGATCCCAACCGCATCATCTGCGGCGCCGGCTCGGACGAAATCCTCAATCTGCTCGCGCACACCTATCTCAGCCAAGGCGACGAGGCGATCTCCACCGCCCATGGCTTCCTGGTGTACCCGATCGCCACGATGGCGAACGGCGCGAAAAACGTCGTCGCGCCCGAGACCAACTTTACTGCCGACGTCGACGCCATTCTCGCGCGCGTCACGCCGCGCACAAAATTGGTGTGGCTCGCCAACCCGAACAACCCGACCGGGACCTACGTGCCGTTCGACGAGGTCAAGCGGCTGCGCGCCGGTCTGTCGCCGCATGTGCTGCTGGTGCTCGATGCTGCGTACGCCGATTACGTGTCGCGCAACGATTACGAGCTCGGCCTGGAGCTGGTGGCGACCACCGAAAACACTGTGATGACGCACACCTTCTCCAAGATCCACGGGCTGGCGGCGTTGCGTATCGGCTGGATGTTCGGCCCGGCCAACATCGTCGATGCCGTCAACCGGATCCGCGGGCCCTTCAACGTCTCGACGCCGGCGATGCTGGCGGCGGTGGCCGCGATCGAGGACACCGCGCACGTCCAGATGTCGAAGGCCTTCACTGAGCAATGGCGCAACTGGCTGACGGAAGAGATCGGCAAGCTCGGGCTCAAGGTAACGCCGAGCGTGGCGAACTTTGTGCTGATCCACTTCCCGCTCGACAAGGGCAAGACGTCGGCTGAGGCGGATGCGTTCCTCACCAAGCGCGGCCTGGTGCTGCGGGCACTGAACAATTACGGCCTGCCGCATTCGCTGCGCATGACCATCGGCACCGAGGAGGCCAACCGCCTCGTCGTCGAGGCCTTGCGCGACTTCATGGCGGCGAAATGAGCGCGGCACCGATCTTCCGACGCGTCGCGCTGATCGGCTTCGGCCTGATCGGCGGCTCGATCGCGCGCGCCGTGCGGGCCCAGGGGCTCGCCAGCGAAATCGTCACCACCGCGCGCTCGGAGAAGACCCGCGCGCGGGTTATCGAACTCGGCATCGTCGATCGCGTGCTGGAGACCAACGCGGAGGCTGTCAGGGACGCCGACCTCGTGATCCTCTGCATTCCCGTTGGCGCCTGCGGCCCGGTCGCGCAGGAGATCGCGCCACACCTGAAAGCTGGCGCGATCGTTTCCGACGTCGGCTCGGTCAAGGGCGCCATCATCAGAGAAATGGCGCCGCATTTGCCGGGCAACGTGCATTTCGTGCCGGCGCATCCGGTCGCCGGCACCGAACATTCGGGGCCCGACTCCGGCTTCGCCGAGCTCTTCATCAACCGCTGGTGCATTCTGACCCCGCCCGACGGCGCCGATCCGATGGCGGTCGAAACGCTGCGCGCGTTCTGGGCCGGCATGGGCGCCAGGGTCGAGATCATGACGCCTGATCATCACGACCTGGTGCTCGCGATCACCAGCCATCTGCCGCATCTGATCGCCTACACCATCGTCGGTACCGCGGACGAATTGGCGCAAGTGACGTCGTCGGAAGTGATCAAGTTTTCCGCCGGCGGTTTTCGCGATTTCACCCGCATCGCGGCGTCCGACCCGACGATGTGGCGCGACGTGTTCCTCAACAACAAGGAAGCCGTGCTGGAAATGCTCGGTACCTTCAACGAAGACCTGTCGAAGCTCACCCGCGCGATCCGCCGCAATGACGGCGAAGCGCTGTTCGAGCACTTCACCCGCACCCGCGCCATCCGCCGCGGCATCGTCGAGATCGGCCAGGACTCGGCGGCGCCGGACTTCGGCCGCCCGCATCCGCCGCTGGAGAAGAAGGGCGAGTGAAATTGCGTCGTCGTCCCTGCGAACGCAGGGACCCATAACCACAGGGCTTTGCGATTACGGCAAGCTGGAGCCCCAGCTTCGCTCAACGATCAGCATCGGTGGATATGGGTCCCGGCTCGCGCTTGGCTTGGCCGGGACGACAGAGAGCTAAAACAGCGGCGGCACCTGCCCTACCTTGAACGGGCCGAGAAACACCGCGCCGTCGGCGAAGCGCAGCGGGAAGGCGCGCGCCTTCTTACCCTCCAGCTCCGTCTCCTTGCCGAGCGCGTTGATGCCGGCGGCGACGCCTGCGTTGGCGTTCTGCTTGACGACCTTGCCAAGGCCAGGGATCGCCCTGTCGAGCGCACCGAATAGATTATTGAGGTCCTGCGTCTTGACGCCAGGTGCGACGCGATCGAGGGTTGCCTGCGGCACGCCCTCTTCCAGCATCTTCTCGATGCCGAGCGCCGGGATCACGCGCTCCATCCCCGTCACCGTCATCTGCAGTTCGCCGTCGATCCGCCCCTGGGCATTGAGGCTCAACGTCCCCGCGGCGACCGAAATCAGATCGCCCTGCTGAATCCGCGAGCGCACAATTTCGACATGGCCGCCCGCCGCCTGCAATTCCCTGAACCGTTCGGGCCACGGCTTTGGCGTAAAATCATTCAAGCCAGCGAGCTTGGTCTGGATGTCGGCGTCGAACGGCGCCGCGAGTATCGGGTGCACTTCCTGCACGTTGCCGCCGGATATCTGCAGCACCGCTTCGATTACGGGCTTGTCCCTGGTCGAGCCATCGGCAAGGCGGCCATGCAGCTCGACATGACCGGCGCGCGCAAGCGGCGTTCGCACCGGTCCATTGACGCGTTCGATCGACGCATTGTCGAACGCGATGGATGCGCGCTGCGGGATATCAGGCAGTCCCGACACGCTGCTGCGACCGGTGGTCCAGTTCACCTGCATCGACGGCGGCTGGCCGCGATCGGCCAGCGTCGCCGGCGACTTGAACTCGGCAATCAGGAGTTTCGGCTGATAGATCTGCGCGATCACCAGGATTTCACCGAGCCGCGCGGTGAACGGCACCTGCGCGCCGGCGGTCTGCGAGACCAGCGAAACGCTGGCGTCCTCACAGCGGACTTCGAAACGGAACGGGAAGCCGGCCACCGAACGCTTGCCGCAGGCATAGACCCGTCCGGCCTTTGCCTCCTGCGCGGCCCACGCATCG encodes the following:
- a CDS encoding alpha/beta fold hydrolase is translated as MPYAVTKDSVRLHYEEAGSGTPIIFLHEFAADHTNWEPQMRYFSRGHRCIAYSARGYTPSDVPPSADVYTYEHFYTDALAVLDHLDIARAHFVGLSMGSYSSLQVGLHAPERALSMTLAAVGAGSGLENLDAFRAQCIANAEQYEMIGSAEVAKETREAPSRIPFLLKDPRGHADLYAALARHDARGSANTMRSFQGKRPSIYTMTDAIRRVPTPALILCGDEDDNCIGPSLFLKQHLPAAGLSFFPKSGHVLNLEEPALFNEMVERFIALVEGGRWPVRDARSLVAVHV
- the metX gene encoding homoserine O-acetyltransferase MetX — translated: MTNLQSVSSPSIHSEDRAHEADHPTSTVAKFDVEQPLKLDCGIDLAPFQIAYQTYGELNADRSNAILICHALTLDQHVANVHPLTGKAGWWEIMVGPGRPLDTDKYFIICSNVIGGCMGSTGPASTNPATGKAWGLDFPIITIPDMVRAQAMLLDRLGIETLLCVIGGSMGGMQVLQWTAAYPERVFSALPVACSTRHSAQNIAFHELGRQAVMADPDWHHGRYFERNTHPHRGLAVARMAGHITYLSDAALHRKFGRRMQDRELPTFSFDADFQVESYLRYQGSSFVERFDANSYLYLTRAMDYFDIAADHNGVLAQAFRGIKTRFCVVSFTSDWLFPTSESRALVHALNASSARVSFAEIETDRGHDAFLLDVPEFFDISRAFLESAGKARGLDGTGG
- a CDS encoding prephenate/arogenate dehydrogenase family protein → MSAAPIFRRVALIGFGLIGGSIARAVRAQGLASEIVTTARSEKTRARVIELGIVDRVLETNAEAVRDADLVILCIPVGACGPVAQEIAPHLKAGAIVSDVGSVKGAIIREMAPHLPGNVHFVPAHPVAGTEHSGPDSGFAELFINRWCILTPPDGADPMAVETLRAFWAGMGARVEIMTPDHHDLVLAITSHLPHLIAYTIVGTADELAQVTSSEVIKFSAGGFRDFTRIAASDPTMWRDVFLNNKEAVLEMLGTFNEDLSKLTRAIRRNDGEALFEHFTRTRAIRRGIVEIGQDSAAPDFGRPHPPLEKKGE
- the hisC gene encoding histidinol-phosphate transaminase — its product is MNRPVPNPGILDIAPYTPGKTPVPEPGRKVFKLSANETPFGPSPKAMAVYKDAAGHLEDYPEGTSRVLREAIGRAYGLDPNRIICGAGSDEILNLLAHTYLSQGDEAISTAHGFLVYPIATMANGAKNVVAPETNFTADVDAILARVTPRTKLVWLANPNNPTGTYVPFDEVKRLRAGLSPHVLLVLDAAYADYVSRNDYELGLELVATTENTVMTHTFSKIHGLAALRIGWMFGPANIVDAVNRIRGPFNVSTPAMLAAVAAIEDTAHVQMSKAFTEQWRNWLTEEIGKLGLKVTPSVANFVLIHFPLDKGKTSAEADAFLTKRGLVLRALNNYGLPHSLRMTIGTEEANRLVVEALRDFMAAK
- a CDS encoding chorismate mutase, whose translation is MSKAPPAPPSLQELRKEIDAIDEQVHRLLMARGDIIDRLIQVKQTQEVGSAFRPAREASMMRELVRRHRGILPLDTIESIWRVIISTFTYVQAPFSVHADVSVGEPAMRDSARFHFGFVVPYVGHFSAQAAVEAVAKSKGDLALVSAVSSRTPWWNALEADGAPKIIARLPFLERADHPAALPVFVISRVADDAMVTEVQMWSVRVSGWNADIARALAPLAEIVAVPDTAFDGAALLVSDAGTGFEKIKAALIQAGASVRSSALVGSHATRYTVPPNGSAKP
- a CDS encoding TIGR02594 family protein; this translates as MRQLFAFRRSLRFIALALCSASIVVFVTPASAKPGAGRHARAYHAGHHAKHHHAYRHHRHALRMSRFEREVAQTQAGGFSDFNPSYTASTPQMVAPGGFGYANADAEARNLRTGRRGARLRHVERTSRWDRAVAHMNARGLADANASVAANANVAADAGVASNATVTPTGGAMASGYTSSNVVTEARKYLGGNPTGRGSLWCARFMNMVLQHSGYRGTGSDMASSFAKYGQRVSGPQVGAIAVMTRGRRGGHVGIITGVDAKGNPIMISGNNGNRVREAPVSRGRIYAYVMPTS
- the metW gene encoding methionine biosynthesis protein MetW, whose translation is MALQEQSLPLGGVAPDRTGKYRTDHLLVAEMIAAGSKVLDVGCGDGELLQLLESRGIDGRGIELSREGVNRCVARGLAVVQGDADTDLVNYPDDAFDYVILSQTLQATRQPKVVLENLLRIGRRAIVSFPNFGFWKMRLQLLVGGHMPRTEHLPATWYDTPNIHFCTIKDFVQLCDEINVKMERAVALDLYGRPVPLNLPWWVWNMFGEQGVFLLSRGTGK
- a CDS encoding DUF2125 domain-containing protein — protein: MPDMTPAPRRRPLWRLFIAPALLLVVAAAWSAFWFYAASEVGVRADAWAAQEAKAGRVYACGKRSVAGFPFRFEVRCEDASVSLVSQTAGAQVPFTARLGEILVIAQIYQPKLLIAEFKSPATLADRGQPPSMQVNWTTGRSSVSGLPDIPQRASIAFDNASIERVNGPVRTPLARAGHVELHGRLADGSTRDKPVIEAVLQISGGNVQEVHPILAAPFDADIQTKLAGLNDFTPKPWPERFRELQAAGGHVEIVRSRIQQGDLISVAAGTLSLNAQGRIDGELQMTVTGMERVIPALGIEKMLEEGVPQATLDRVAPGVKTQDLNNLFGALDRAIPGLGKVVKQNANAGVAAGINALGKETELEGKKARAFPLRFADGAVFLGPFKVGQVPPLF